The following nucleotide sequence is from Desulfovibrio sp. ZJ209.
AAAGGATGTCCGGGTTCTGGAGCAAAAGGCGGCAGAGCGCCACGCGGCGCCGCTCGCCGCCGGAGATCTTGTTCACCGGCATGTCGCCGGGCGGGCAGCGCAGGGCGTCCATGGCCATCTCAAGGCGCGATTCCAGATCCCACACGCCGTTCGCGTCCATCTTTTCCTGCACCTCGGCCTGGCGGGCGAGGAGCGCGTCCATCTCTTCCGGCTCCATGGGCTCGGCGAACTTGGCGTTGATCTCCTCAAATTCCTTGGCGATGGCGACGAGCGGGGCCACGCCCTCCTCCACCACCTCGCGCACGGTGCGCGTCTCGCCGGCTAGGGGCTCCTGCTCAAGGTAGCCGATAGTGTAGCCGGGCGCGAGCACGGTCTTGCCGTCAAAGGCCTCGTCCACGCCGGCCAGAATCTTGAGCAGGCTGGACTTGCCCGCGCCGTTCAAGCCGAGCACGCCGATCTTGGCGCCGTAGAAATAGGAGAGGTTGATGTCCTTCAGCACTTCCTTCTGGCCGTGCTTCTTGGACACGCGGATCATGGAATAGATGATCTTGTCCGGTTCGTTGCTCATAGGCTCCTCAGGCTTTGCCGCGGCGTGAAGGCCAGGCGGCGCGGGGAACGCTACACGGAAAGGCCCGGTTTTTCAAGGCGCGTGGGCGCCCCGGGAGAGACGGAAAACGCCGGGGCCGGCCCGGCGTTTCCTGATGCTGAAACGGCCCGCGCTGCGGGCGAAGTCCCTACGGATGGTCCTTGAACTTGTTGGAGACAGCCGGGCCGCCGCTGTGGCAGGGGGTGCAGTCCATGATGCCCTTGCCCCAGTTGGCCTCGTTGCCCTTGGTCATGTGGCATTCGCCGCAGTAAGCGACGGACTTCTGCATGGGGATGGTGCTCTTGAAGTCCTTGCCCTGCTCGATCTTGGCGTTGAGGATCTCCACGGCCTTGCGCGACACATCGGCCGTGAGGCGGCCGCAGCGCTCGCTGCGCTTCTTGCTCGTGGCCTCGATCTTGTTCTCAAAACACCACTTGGAGACCGAGAGGTGGCAGAGCACGGAATCCGAAACATTGCTCGGGATGGGCCCGGCCACGCCCTGGGCCTTGTCGCCCGGGTTGTAGATGGGCAGCGCCGTGGTCTCGTACCAGCGGAAGAGCTCGTTGACCATGGGGTTGCGCTCCTTGCGGCCCCAGAAGAGCGCGAAGGCCGCGGCCGCGCCGTAGAGCGCGCCGCAGATGGTGCCCCAGTTGGAGATGCCGCCCTTGTTGGCCTCGAGCATGGTGAAGGGGAACTGGTTGTACGGCGCGCCGTATTTCTCGCCCATGACGCCGATGATGCTGTAGAAGGTGCCGTAGCCGCAGGCATAGCCCTTGTACCAGTAGCCTTCGTAGGCCGCCACCTCGCATTCCGCGGGGTCGAGCTTGTGCGGCGTCCAGCCGAATTCGCCGTTCACCTGCGCGAAGCGCTTGTTTTCGGGCGCCGCGGGCGCCTCGGCGG
It contains:
- a CDS encoding C-GCAxxG-C-C family (seleno)protein, with translation MECNRRHLLCGLGGLAVGGLAAGLAAPGLAAEAPAAPENKRFAQVNGEFGWTPHKLDPAECEVAAYEGYWYKGYACGYGTFYSIIGVMGEKYGAPYNQFPFTMLEANKGGISNWGTICGALYGAAAAFALFWGRKERNPMVNELFRWYETTALPIYNPGDKAQGVAGPIPSNVSDSVLCHLSVSKWCFENKIEATSKKRSERCGRLTADVSRKAVEILNAKIEQGKDFKSTIPMQKSVAYCGECHMTKGNEANWGKGIMDCTPCHSGGPAVSNKFKDHP